The genomic segment AGATGAACTTCCTACTAATTctattccatccttcctccaagtatcTTAAGGAccccctgcattttatcctcccaacaaccttgtgaggtagagtaGGCTGAGACTGTCCCAAGATCATGCAGCAAGCTTTGTGGCAGATTGAGGGAGCTGAACTTGGATCACCACAACCTGAGTCTTGTGCTCAAGAAAGCAGCTGTGCTATTCCAGAGCTTGTTTGCCGAGCTCCAGGAACCACCTCTTTGCTTTACAGAGATCtttttggggtcaccataagtcggctgtgacttgatggcactttccaccacatattCTGCGCATGTGCTCAATCTTCTTTTTATTTTCCAAGTTGCTGGAGAGCTTCTTGGAGAAGTTGTTAGTATAGCAAAGAATCACAAGCTAAGCAAAAAACTGGGAATTTGGGTGACATTGCTACTTTAGACATTTCCTTTGTCTTTCTTCATTTTGGGTTTTGACTCATGGCTGTGGTTTTTTGTCTTTTCCAGAAGTGGATGGGCCCGGTAAGGGGAACAGGAAGAAGCCATTTGCGCTGGAAACACCTGACCATATAGACCCCAGCAAAATATCTTTGGAAGAGGTCATAGGGAAATTTTTCAAAGTTCCCAAGGAAGAAGCACACAAAAACACCCGTAAAGCCGCCTTTGCAACAGAGAAACCCTTTGAGTGCTTGGAATGTGGGAAACACTTTGCCACTAGCTCTCACCTTATCAATCATAAAAGGGTCCATACGGGAGAaaaaccgtataaatgcttgaGCTGCGGGAAGAGCTTCACCGAGAGAGGAAACCTCCTTAAACACCAGAGgactcacacaggagagaaaccatatgaatgttCTGATTGTGGCAAGGCCTTTGGCATCAGCTCCCAGCTTATCAGCCATAAAAGGgtccacacgggagagaaaccgTATGAGTGCTTGGACTGCGGAAAAAGCTTCTGCACCAGTTCTCAGTTAGTACGCCATAACCGAGtgcacacgggggagaaaccatatgaatgtgCCGAGTGTGGAAAAACCTTCAGTCAGAGGTCGTACCTTGTTGGGCATGAGAGAacccacactggagagaagccatataaatgcacgCAATGTGGGAAATGGTTCTCTCATCGCTCTGACCGCCTGAGGCATGAGAaaatccacacaggtgagaaaccacaCAAGTGT from the Euleptes europaea isolate rEulEur1 chromosome 1, rEulEur1.hap1, whole genome shotgun sequence genome contains:
- the LOC130493294 gene encoding zinc finger protein 383-like, whose translation is MFEVDGPGKGNRKKPFALETPDHIDPSKISLEEVIGKFFKVPKEEAHKNTRKAAFATEKPFECLECGKHFATSSHLINHKRVHTGEKPYKCLSCGKSFTERGNLLKHQRTHTGEKPYECSDCGKAFGISSQLISHKRVHTGEKPYECLDCGKSFCTSSQLVRHNRVHTGEKPYECAECGKTFSQRSYLVGHERTHTGEKPYKCTQCGKWFSHRSDRLRHEKIHTGEKPHKCLDCGKGFNQKGSLITHQRTHTGEKPYECSECGKSFNDRGYLVTHRRTHTGEKPYECTDCGKSFSRTSHLTAHKKTHIGDRP